From the Chitinophaga lutea genome, one window contains:
- a CDS encoding RBBP9/YdeN family alpha/beta hydrolase — protein MKKKQVLFLHSGGPQGPHEGSNDLVRSLQEALGPGYAVSYPQMPDPEFPVYALWKERIGREIDEADDGVVLVGHSLGGSVILKFLSEEKCEKPIAGLCIVAAPYWGSPDWQVEEYMLTDNFAGKLPRIPRIFLYHSRNDEVVPFEHVQHYGEDLRWATIRVFENQGHLFSSGLPELVRDIKNLTSATYERH, from the coding sequence ATGAAGAAAAAACAAGTATTGTTCCTGCACAGCGGCGGCCCGCAGGGGCCGCATGAAGGAAGTAACGACCTGGTGCGCAGCCTGCAGGAAGCATTGGGGCCGGGGTACGCCGTATCGTACCCGCAGATGCCGGACCCCGAATTTCCCGTTTACGCGTTATGGAAAGAGCGGATCGGCAGGGAAATAGACGAGGCGGACGATGGGGTGGTGCTGGTAGGTCATTCGCTCGGCGGTTCCGTGATCCTCAAATTCCTGTCCGAAGAAAAATGTGAAAAGCCGATTGCCGGCCTGTGCATTGTGGCGGCGCCGTATTGGGGCAGTCCCGACTGGCAGGTGGAAGAATACATGCTCACGGACAATTTCGCCGGCAAACTGCCCCGGATTCCGCGGATTTTTTTGTACCATAGCCGGAACGACGAAGTAGTGCCCTTCGAACATGTGCAACATTACGGCGAAGACCTGCGCTGGGCTACAATCCGGGTATTTGAAAACCAGGGCCACCTCTTCAGCAGCGGTTTGCCGGAGCTGGTGCGCGATATTAAAAACCTCACATCCGCCACATATGAACGACACTGA
- a CDS encoding DUF1801 domain-containing protein: MNDTEKVNALLKDLEHPLKPEIEAVRAIIMKANKKIAERVKWNAPSFFYKKDMAAFHTRATKHVHLVFVFHDGAMIHDSDGLLEGDYKDRRMAYFKDMADVKAKKKALEKVVNEWVKLHE, encoded by the coding sequence ATGAACGACACTGAAAAAGTCAATGCGCTGCTGAAAGATCTCGAGCATCCGCTGAAACCCGAAATCGAAGCCGTACGGGCCATCATCATGAAGGCCAATAAAAAGATCGCCGAACGTGTGAAATGGAATGCGCCCAGCTTCTTTTACAAAAAGGACATGGCCGCCTTTCACACCCGCGCCACCAAACATGTGCACCTGGTGTTCGTGTTTCACGACGGCGCGATGATCCACGACAGCGACGGGCTGCTGGAAGGAGATTACAAAGACCGCCGCATGGCGTATTTCAAAGACATGGCAGACGTGAAGGCCAAGAAAAAAGCCCTGGAAAAAGTGGTGAACGAATGGGTGAAGCTGCACGAGTGA
- a CDS encoding GlxA family transcriptional regulator → MKHVSILVPRGHTSLVNMEGTYHILSEVNNCLASLDRDPLFKVQLVGISEEATQRNGLFTVTPDLLIKDVKKTDLIIIPATQDPPHIVMELNKEFIPWIIDQYKGGAEIATFCVGAFFLAGTGLLKGRQCATHWKMVNDFRQMFPDVNVVDDRIMTEEDGIYTSGGAYSFLNLLIYLIEKYAGRDVAVLISKTFMIDPDRYSQSPFIIFKGQKEHEDTPILEAQEFIEKNWQEKITVDQLASMFALGRRNLERRFKKATSNTVVEYIQRVKMEAAKKALETSRKSVNELMYDVGYSDTKAFRTVFKRVTGLSPIEYRNKYNKEAATA, encoded by the coding sequence ATGAAACACGTATCCATTCTTGTTCCACGCGGGCATACAAGCCTTGTTAACATGGAAGGCACTTATCACATCCTCTCCGAAGTGAATAACTGCCTGGCCTCCCTCGACCGGGATCCCCTCTTTAAAGTACAGCTGGTAGGCATTTCGGAAGAAGCCACCCAGCGCAACGGCCTTTTTACCGTTACGCCGGACCTGCTGATCAAAGACGTCAAAAAAACGGACCTGATCATCATTCCCGCCACGCAGGATCCCCCGCATATTGTAATGGAACTGAATAAGGAATTCATCCCCTGGATAATCGACCAGTACAAGGGCGGCGCTGAAATCGCCACCTTCTGCGTGGGCGCCTTTTTCCTGGCCGGCACGGGCTTGCTGAAAGGCCGGCAATGCGCCACCCACTGGAAAATGGTGAACGACTTCAGGCAGATGTTCCCCGATGTGAATGTGGTGGACGACCGCATCATGACGGAAGAAGACGGCATTTATACCAGCGGCGGCGCGTATTCGTTCCTCAACCTGCTCATTTACCTGATCGAAAAATACGCCGGCCGCGATGTGGCGGTGCTGATCTCCAAAACCTTCATGATCGACCCCGACCGCTACAGCCAGTCGCCGTTCATCATCTTCAAAGGGCAGAAAGAGCATGAAGACACGCCCATTCTGGAAGCGCAGGAGTTCATCGAGAAAAACTGGCAGGAAAAGATCACGGTCGACCAGCTGGCTTCCATGTTCGCCCTGGGCCGCCGCAACCTGGAGCGCCGGTTCAAAAAGGCGACGTCCAACACCGTGGTGGAATACATTCAGCGCGTGAAAATGGAAGCGGCCAAAAAGGCCCTCGAAACCAGCCGCAAGAGCGTGAACGAACTGATGTACGATGTGGGCTATTCCGACACCAAAGCCTTCCGCACCGTATTCAAACGCGTGACCGGCCTTTCGCCGATAGAATACCGCAACAAATACAACAAGGAAGCCGCCACGGCATAA
- a CDS encoding FKBP-type peptidyl-prolyl cis-trans isomerase — MAYLCKNLFMGIADKLFQMKNEKAAANLKAGQEFLAANQQKPGIVTLDSGLQYEVLKEGDGPKPSASSKVTCHYHGTLIDGTIFDSSVQRGQPATFPLNMVIKGWTEGLQLMPQGSKWRFFIPPHLGYGDRQVSAQIGANSTLIFDVELLGIS, encoded by the coding sequence ATGGCTTATCTTTGCAAAAATTTATTCATGGGAATTGCAGATAAACTCTTTCAGATGAAAAACGAAAAGGCAGCAGCGAACTTAAAAGCGGGACAGGAATTCCTGGCCGCCAACCAGCAGAAACCAGGCATCGTAACGCTCGACAGCGGCCTGCAATACGAAGTGCTGAAAGAAGGCGACGGGCCCAAACCCTCCGCCAGCAGCAAAGTAACCTGTCATTACCACGGCACCCTCATCGACGGCACCATATTCGACAGCTCCGTACAGCGCGGCCAGCCCGCCACTTTCCCCCTGAACATGGTGATCAAGGGCTGGACGGAAGGCCTGCAGCTGATGCCGCAGGGCAGCAAATGGCGCTTTTTCATCCCGCCGCACCTGGGCTACGGCGACCGTCAGGTGAGCGCGCAGATCGGCGCCAACAGCACCCTGATTTTCGATGTGGAACTGCTGGGGATCAGCTAA
- a CDS encoding acyl-CoA thioesterase: MNFYTRKWVKPEDLNAHGTLFGGSLLRWIDEEAAIYAIIQLGTNRCVTKYMSEINFINSARQGDIVELGIKATHFGRTSLSLTCQVRNKITHKTILTIDKIVFVSVDGNGVPAPHGKTAITYTDERLRED, from the coding sequence ATGAATTTTTATACCAGGAAATGGGTGAAGCCGGAAGACCTCAATGCGCACGGCACGCTGTTCGGCGGTAGCCTGCTGCGATGGATCGACGAGGAAGCGGCCATTTACGCCATCATCCAGCTGGGCACCAACCGTTGCGTGACCAAATACATGTCGGAGATCAACTTCATCAACTCCGCCCGCCAGGGCGATATCGTGGAACTGGGCATCAAGGCCACGCATTTCGGCCGCACCTCTTTGTCGCTTACCTGCCAGGTCCGGAACAAAATCACCCACAAAACCATCCTCACCATCGACAAGATCGTGTTCGTAAGCGTGGACGGGAACGGAGTGCCCGCGCCACACGGTAAAACCGCCATCACCTATACCGATGAGCGGCTGCGGGAGGATTAA
- a CDS encoding alpha/beta fold hydrolase, producing MQSCRFFLLAFVIFNCLTASAQLQKTVPVTDSLYDAARRRPIPLLIYGAGQTDKLRPAIISHGYGGGYGAYAFIAEYLVANGYYVISIQHDLPGDTAMPTAGKPYEVRMPFWKRGAESILFVINDLKEKQPGLDYKNMLLIGHSNGGDMSMLFAREHPQLVANVISLDNRRMPFPRASRPRILSLRSSDQPADSGVIPGATELARYRMQVVKLPATRHNDMWDGATDAQKMEMLGYIRTFLHLKD from the coding sequence ATGCAATCATGCCGCTTTTTCCTCCTTGCCTTTGTTATTTTCAATTGCCTGACAGCATCGGCCCAGCTGCAGAAAACAGTACCGGTAACCGACAGTCTGTATGATGCCGCCCGCCGGCGCCCCATCCCGCTGCTCATCTACGGCGCCGGCCAAACGGACAAACTACGGCCCGCCATCATCAGCCACGGGTATGGCGGAGGGTATGGTGCATATGCCTTCATCGCGGAGTACCTTGTTGCAAACGGCTATTATGTGATCAGTATCCAGCACGATCTCCCGGGCGATACGGCTATGCCCACCGCGGGCAAACCCTATGAAGTCAGGATGCCTTTCTGGAAAAGGGGCGCGGAGAGCATTCTTTTTGTGATCAACGACCTGAAGGAAAAACAGCCCGGCCTGGATTATAAAAACATGCTACTGATCGGCCATTCCAATGGCGGCGATATGAGCATGCTGTTTGCGCGGGAACATCCGCAACTGGTGGCCAACGTAATTTCTCTCGACAACCGCCGCATGCCCTTTCCACGCGCATCAAGGCCCCGCATCTTATCCCTCCGCTCGAGCGACCAGCCGGCGGATAGCGGCGTAATCCCCGGCGCAACAGAACTGGCGCGGTACCGGATGCAGGTGGTGAAACTGCCGGCCACCCGTCATAACGATATGTGGGACGGTGCCACGGATGCGCAAAAAATGGAAATGCTCGGGTATATCAGAACGTTTCTGCACCTGAAAGACTGA